The DNA sequence GTCTCAAGACTGCAGTTACAAGTGGAGGATTATCCAATATGGTACCAAAATTTTAAACACGCAATTTTAATGTTCCGAAAGATGATTGAAAGACAAGGTCTAGATAAGTAGTGCATATGCTTCTTTTGTGCAGGGGAGAGGTCTTACAACTTGACACCTGGGTTGGAGCATCAGGGAAAAATGGGATGCGAAGAGACTGGGAACTTAGATCACAGGCCACAGGCGTTGTATTTGCTCGGGCGACAAGGTAATAACATGTGTGTCAAGATATAATCTTATTCATTCACTACTGTCTTGAGAGATTTAGTACATCACTTCCAATTAAGTAATGGTGCGACGTTGAGCAGTACATGGGTAATGATGAACAAGAGAACTAGGCGCCTCTCTAAAATGCCCGATGAAGTGAGGGCGGAGTTATCACCATGGTTCATAGAGAAGCAAGCAATAATGGAAGACACTCCTGAAAAGATGAAGAAGTTGGATGACACTGCAAAACATGGCACTTCAAGCTTGAAGGTAAACTATCTTAAAGTGGAttcagagtttatgacaagaactCATGTGTTAATATGCATGAAACTGTAAGGAAATGCATGCTGATAATTCTGTTTTATTATCTACAGGCAAAGAGGAGTGACTTGGACATGAACCACCATGTAAATAATGTGAAGTATGTGGGATGGATGCTcgaggtaaaaaaaaaaaaacatcaaacgagtctaatgtaagataatttttgaaaaaaaccaAAGCTGAAACTATTATGTTTTTCATTCTGCAGACAATGCCTGACGAGTTTATGGAGCAGTACCAGCTGTGCAATATAATTCTGGAATACAGAAAAGAATGCGGAAGTTCAGATATAGTTCAATCACTTTCTGAACCTGATGAAGAAAACAGAACAACTGATGAAAGCTTGAGATCCTTAAACGGGATGCAGATAAAGTATACACATCTTCTGCAAACAAAAGGAGAAGTTAAGAACGAAGAGATTGTTAGAGGAAGGACTACATGGAGGAAAAAGCATTCCAAAATGCCATTTCCTATGTAGTGAATTGTGTGTGATTTAGTTTCGTAGGTTGATTCATAACTAATTGAACAGCTCTTATTAATTTCCAGAAAGGCCTTGACAATCGAGGTTTTCTGGTTCAAGATATGCTGCCATTCTGGTTCCTAATcgtataaaaatcaaattttaatgtgTCATGACTTATTAATGAAATGCCAACCAAGATTTGTggcataatataaaaatcagaaAGGGAAACCTTTTTGAGAGAAGAGAATTTCCCACTGAAATCTATTCATTGAAATGCCAGACCAAGATAATTGTCATAATCAAATGCAAGCAGTCTGATACTTTAGCCGTCTGCCTGGCCTGAAGTGGAATTGCATTGCAGCTATTAAAAAGTCAGCGATGAAGTCTTGTAGCACGTCTCTTGCAGATAATACTCCATACTATGACAGTACTCGGACAAAGGCATGTAGCCGTCATTTCCACGGTCTCACCTGTAACAACTAACAAGAtgtgttaagtgaccaattctcctaaaacttcaaggtgttaggagaagaacttaccaggatcatattgtattctaaaattccccctcactcgaaagcCCATTTTTGGGTCGAGAGCTCTGTTACCATATTAAGTGACCAGTTTTCCTAAAACTTTAAGATTCCATACTGCAAATGGTTTGAAAAGTAATGCATTCACAGATAAAGGATGCAATAACAAAGCAGCTCTTGCAGAAAGGTTGCAGTCAATGGTTATTCTTTAGTCTTCTTTATGACGAGGCTCATACAAGAGGCCGAATGGATTCATTTAAATCTGCAATGAGGAACAAATGAACAGCTTTTTCTGGGATTTCTTGCAGTCAGAGCATGTACGTGCAACCCCTGCATTTTTTGAGTAAACATAAGCTGTCAGTGTAACATTCCACATGGGCACAGTGGTTAGATAAAGAGTATTTGGTCTCTTTATAACTACAAACGTTAATCGGTTAGATAAACACTATTTGATTTCTTATaacttaaaacaaataaataatatataccaATTTGCTTACTCCCTCAGTATCGGTCAATTCTTTACGTTTCCCTTTTTGGGGTGTACCATctaattctttatattttaaaacttatcaaatataaaatataggtcCCACTACTTCTTCGTTTTTTTTTCACTACTACATTAAAAATGAATAAgtctcaccacttcacccacatttgtttctcttttccactaatttatacatatttcgtAAACTCCATGTCCAatccattcgataagaaattgTGGGAACGGAAGGAGTATCATATTTTAGACATGTGATGGGTCCTCGAGTCGTAAATATTTTTGTGCATACACGGGGACCATCGTTACTCAAATTAGAGCGTATAAAAATCTGTCATTTAACTCAAAAGTGGTTTTTTGCATAGACCATCGTTACTCAAATTAGAGCGTATAAAAATCTGTCATTTAACTTAAAAGTAGGTTGTCAGTGTATATGAACACGCATCAGAAAATCCgatatttaattatgatatatTAAGATAGAATGTATCTTTTATTCAAATCGAGAGATATCTAAATTTACTTTCACTAATCTATGGCATCCAGATCATGAACAAAATATTCTTTTACTACATCACTCCATTCTGTCAACCCCCGTTTACCCATTTTTCCTCCCAACAATCTCGACCACCATGTCGAAATTCTATATTTTCCTCGCAACATTCATAATTCTCACTTTTTTCTCCgcaaaaatcaaatcagaatccaCTTCACTTCGGCTCTCTCTCACCAATGCCACTGTCAACCGCCCCTGCGGTCCAGTCGCAGCTACTGCCGTCAACTGCCCCGTCAGCTGCTTCCGAACCGACCCCGTTTGCGGTGCGGACGGTGTGACCTACTGGTGCGGTTGTGCTGACGCTGAGTGCGCTGGCGCTCAGGTCGCCAAAATAGGATTCTGCGAGATTGGAGACGGTGTTAACGGGacgatttcgggtcaagctcTTCTGCTGGTTCACATAGTGTGGCTCATTTTACTTGGTTTCTTCGTTGTGTTTGGGCATCTATGAGAATTATAGCATCTGCATTGCCATATTTGTTTCGAGTTAATGAGGATATTAATTTGGTATGATCTTCTATATTTTCTCGTATACTTATTGTGCTTTACAGTCTGTGCATGCATAAATAGAAGTTTTGGATTTTGCGGATACTTTTAATTACTTACCTTTTAACTTCCACCAGAAAGTAGTTGAAAATTGTAAATAATAGTATCAATTAAGTAAACTTGCTTCTCTAGTGTATCTCATCAGATACtactatatacttttatttttcCACGTTAcggtaaatttatatttattatgtatGATACAAGCTTAGGATTGTTTCTAGTTAAAgtgtattatataaattataaattttagtggaTTGATTTTATACAGATTTTAGATAAAATGATACAAAGTTAATATAAAGAATTTGGGATTTAAACACTGTATTTTACATTTTATTGATTTTGGTGAGATTTTa is a window from the Daucus carota subsp. sativus chromosome 8, DH1 v3.0, whole genome shotgun sequence genome containing:
- the LOC108198530 gene encoding palmitoyl-acyl carrier protein thioesterase, chloroplastic gives rise to the protein MASAFVSYHACYNISYSLAKDIHYLSKLKLPKFNIRGNGSTSAVTKIRASTVSTVPHVIENVDMDLKQTRQNIPTTKQFVDPHRQGSIIENGVRYRQLVVIRSYEVGPDKTATLESILNLLQETALNHVWMSGLLGDGFGATHGMVRNDLMWVVSRLQLQVEDYPIWGEVLQLDTWVGASGKNGMRRDWELRSQATGVVFARATSTWVMMNKRTRRLSKMPDEVRAELSPWFIEKQAIMEDTPEKMKKLDDTAKHGTSSLKAKRSDLDMNHHVNNVKYVGWMLETMPDEFMEQYQLCNIILEYRKECGSSDIVQSLSEPDEENRTTDESLRSLNGMQIKYTHLLQTKGEVKNEEIVRGRTTWRKKHSKMPFPM